One genomic window of Streptomyces sp. NBC_01276 includes the following:
- a CDS encoding YciI family protein, with the protein MPRFLSLIRIDEQNLPTEGFPADFEERMGALMEEITKAGVMLDTAGLLPTSEGTRVDWSGGKLSFTDGPFTETKEVVGGYALLQCKDKAEALEWTKRFLSIHPTSWHVGAELRQIQEM; encoded by the coding sequence ATGCCGCGTTTCCTGAGCCTGATCCGCATCGACGAGCAGAACCTTCCCACCGAGGGCTTCCCCGCGGACTTCGAGGAGCGGATGGGCGCCCTGATGGAGGAGATCACCAAGGCCGGGGTCATGCTCGACACCGCCGGGCTGCTCCCCACCTCCGAGGGCACCCGGGTCGACTGGTCCGGGGGGAAGCTCAGCTTCACCGACGGGCCCTTCACCGAGACCAAGGAGGTCGTCGGCGGCTACGCCCTCCTCCAGTGCAAGGACAAGGCCGAGGCACTGGAATGGACCAAGCGGTTCCTGTCGATCCACCCCACCAGCTGGCACGTCGGCGCCGAACTCCGCCAGATCCAGGAGATGTGA